The genomic stretch ATTACAGGAGATATTTACACACCTACCTTGGCATATCATATTAacttgtgaaaatatttatttgttatATTTTTCCTTATAGTGAATTCTTCAAAACCACAACTAtaacttttgttcaattgagtgaCTATTTACGTTTATATTGCtgcgcaatcctcgagatcgatctttgggaaactTCCCTCTTATTACTATATCGgtgaaaatagtacacttgctattttttcgatcaagtttttggcgccgttgccgagGGATTGCCaaatataaatttaaaaattatctcaattgaaagtttgttgctctgcaactaaaatttatttACCGTACTTTGAATATTTTAGTTCGATTATATCAACTAATCTGTGCCTGATATTTGTATGCGAcgtaaggcctcagctgattttccttttgacgcagaaatcgagagaaccttGAGGGCAAGACTCTGACAAGCTCGATTAGCCAGATTGGAATCAGACGAAGAGCAACTTCCCATCCATTCAAGCTCAGATTCAGGTTTCGATAGAGAGATCGAAACTATGGTTGATGTTCCACTGCCAGCCGAAAGACTGTTGGGAGACTATAGAGGGGTTAATGCTTAAACCGGCAGATTAACtattgtcaaccaaccagtgaaCGTGGCTAATTTCCAGCTGCACCCGAGCACCATTAATCAGCTTGAAAGGAAGCATTTTATGGGAAAAGtgaatgaagatgcaaacaagcatttgcagaggtttctgaccatgagcaacaCTGAAGAAGCcaagaagttaagaatgttcccgtttACCTTAGCGGAAGAAGCTGAAGAATGGTTTTATTCTTTACCTGCCGGTAGCATCACAACTTGGGAAGAAATGGAAAAAGCCTtcttgaatgagtattttccagcatcggtgtttctgcggaagaggtatgaaattctgaattttaagcagaaggacggggaaactttgggagacgcctacaagagattcaagagagtcctggtagcgtgcccaactcataatatggatgcAACTAAACAAATGTAGATGTTTGTGAATGGTCTTAAAATAAAGACCAAACAGCTGATTGATACTGCAGCCAGTGGttccacaaatttttcaacagCCATCGGTATTAAGAAGATCATTGAAGTTATTGCTGCCAATGAGCACATGGAGTTGTACGATAGGTGTCAAAGCAAACCAGAAAGGGTGATAGATTTAAAGCTGGAAACTATGAAAACCTGTATTGAAGATACTATAGCTGCTGAAGTTGAGAAAAAGCTGAAggcgatgaatataggtacccaTCAGGTAGCACAGGTCCAACCAACCCCTACTGTCTGTTGTGAAATCTGTAACGGTCCACAGCAAACTCTATTGTAttgcaactcctcaacaagtggaggagatcaaatttttgaagtagaataatccttattctaacacgtacaatccgggttggaagaatcatcccaacttctcCTGGAAAGACCAAAAAGTGACCTCCCCTCAACATGGCCAGTACCAAACTCAATATCAGCAACATAAGCAGCAACAAATACCTAAGAAAGCTGAgtgggagattgccattgaaagAATGGCAGGTCATCATGTtcaatttcaagaagaaacccggaactatcagaaaaacaccacaacttccataaaaaatcttgaagtccAGATGGGTCACATCGCTCAGCAAATAGCATTAagttctcaagcacaaggtgTTCTACCTAGTGCAACTGTGCCCAATCCTAGAGAGCATCATAACGTGAGTGCTGTTACAACACAAAGTGGTAAATCTGAGGAAGTTGTTGAGGAAgtggatgaagaggaagaccAATTGATCGAAGTGGACCTTGAGATCAAAGAAAAAGAAGTTGTTAGAGAAGAAGTGGTAGCACCGAAACCGGTTGGGAAAGAAACAGTCATTGAGCCCAAGCCGGTTGTTAAGCTCCCATTCCCCACGAGAAACAAGAAAAAAGGACAACATGAGAAAAATTTCGAAAAATTCGtagagttgttcaagaagctGGAGATTAACATTCCTTTGTTGGAGGCACTTCAACAAATGCCTActtatgccaagttcatgaaggacatcaTTTCGAAGAAGCGTACCACTAACACTAACCCGATCATTCTAACCGAAACTTGTAGTGttattttgcagggtatgaagatttTGATAAAGAAGGAAGATCGAGGAGTTGTCACCATCCCGTGTACTATTGGAGATAGGTCATTCAACAAAGCTCTTATTGATCtgggagctagtgtgagtctcatgccattatccatttacaagaagcTTGGTATAGGGGTGGTGCAAGATACCAGGATGACACTCCAATTCGCAGATCATTCGAGCAAGAAACCGTATGGTATTGTTAAAGATGTCCTGGTGAAAATTGATAAGTTTGTATTTCCGGTCGATTTTGTAATTCTAGAGATGCCAGAAGATGAAGTGATCCCTCTCATTCTGGGTAGACCCTTTTTGGAGACGGGAAAATGTGTAATCAACATAGAAGAAG from Lathyrus oleraceus cultivar Zhongwan6 chromosome 7, CAAS_Psat_ZW6_1.0, whole genome shotgun sequence encodes the following:
- the LOC127104379 gene encoding uncharacterized protein LOC127104379, whose product is MFVNGLKIKTKQLIDTAASGSTNFSTAIGIKKIIEVIAANEHMELYDRCQSKPERVIDLKLETMKTCIEDTIAAEVEKKLKAMNIGTHQMGHIAQQIALSSQAQGVLPSATVPNPREHHNVSAVTTQSGKSEEVVEEVDEEEDQLIEVDLEIKEKEVVREEVVAPKPVGKETVIEPKPVVKLPFPTRNKKKGQHEKNFEKFVELFKKLEINIPLLEALQQMPTYAKFMKDIISKKRTTNTNPIILTETCSVILQGMKILIKKEDRGVVTIPCTIGDRSFNKALIDLGASVSLMPLSIYKKLGIGVVQDTRMTLQFADHSSKKPYGIVKDVLVKIDKFVFPVDFVILEMPEDEVIPLILGRPFLETGKCVINIEEGTMMLKVYDEEVKINV